The region GTTGGAAGAGATCTTGTGGGTAATTACATGAAGGAATCTCATGAATCCATACCTGTTGGGTTTTGGCTACCCATGTTGGCTTTCTGGGACACATGGGTGATGAGGACTCAACAGAAAACCCTGGGTCCCTGTTCTTTCCAGGGCAGCCAACATTTTCTTGCGGAGAGCGAATTCCCATGTGATGTTTCCACCTTGAATCTGAGGTTACAAAACTTCAGGCCCCAGTTCTGTGAGTTGGGTGGTCCCTTCGGCCGTCTCTGGCACCTTCAGGAAGTACCCTGTTCCCAGTCTGGAGGGACAAAAAAACATGGTTTGGGGCCACAGAGTAAGAGCTTCCTCTTTGCTCAGGTCCAGCCCCCTTTCTGACTTGGGTTGATGCCGCTGGCGACATGGAGCACGTCCTGCGCGAGCAACACCGAGGGCGTTTTTACGAAATGATGGAGGAGATCCTGTCCAACAAGCGAGAGGACAACAACAGTTACATTAACCGTGAAAGGTACAGGACTTTGATCGAAGAGGTCAAGGAGGCGAAGAGGCTCCGCAGCAAAAAGGGCAAACATTACCGCCGGCTGAGGCGCTTCAACGTCCTTAACATtggtgaggaggagaagctggTGGTGCCCATCTCCCCTGGGCACACCGAGGTCGTGTACTTCGTCCAGTATGAGGACTTGTTTGACATCCTGCACGCGGCACATATTGCCATCGGCCACGGAGGTCGGACCAGGATGCTGAAGGAACTCAGTCGTAAGTACAAAAATGTCACGGCCGAGGCTGTAATGACTTACCTGAAACTTTGCGAGCTGTGCCAGAAAAAGCAAGGCGGTCCCAAGAAGGGCTTTGCCACAAGGCCCGCGTTTCACAGCGAAAGGGATTCACGTTGTTCGTTTGATATAATGTACATGTAGCAGGATTGGGCTGTAAACTCAGAACAGTACATCAGGATGCCCGGAGAAAACTGTTCAGCCTGGACCGCTACAACCAGGTATTTTTCACAATCCCCATTCCATGTTTTCTGCACCGCAGAGAGCTTGTATTTCAAATAACTGAAAAATTGGTGCTTGGGGTGGAGCCGTAATCCTTAACGGGGAGCCACAGACTGTTGAAACACACAAACGGAGACATTTGGAAACAATAAGCTTGGTCAACAGAAGCAAGACGAAGTCTGAAACCGTTTCATTCAAAGCGTGAGGATTTCAATCACATCATGATGGCATGAAAAAGATTCCTTGCAGAAGCTGCCTTTGGATGGCCCCAAATGGTCTGGCGTCATCAAACTTGATTTCAGATTATTTAAGGACTTTGAGGTCTGTCAGAACAGGGTGATAGAAATTCCGGTGTGCTGATTTCGGTACAGGCTGGTATTGCTTCGGCACAAATCAGGGAAGTCACTGAAACAACCGTCAACACATGAACACCTATGGAGAGACTCTCGGctaatgttaaaataataataatatttgtaaaaaTAAACTCCAGCCACGCTTCAAGAAAAGTTGAAGTTGTCATGAACACCAGAACCTCCTGAGGATTACACAAAAAGCAAAAACTCGCAAACGACTGAGTCTTGGGAGAAGAATTGCCATTCTGAGGCTTATCAGGTTCTAACAggctttatttaaataaaatataaacaaataaataacaggttttgttattttaaaaaccagttagagggtttctcccccccccccagcattccaGCAGTATATACATTCTGTTCAataattaaataacaaaaatggcaATGACAATTTAAAACTATTCTGTTCTGAGTACTTATCTGCATTGGGGAGTGGGTAGGAAAAACACCTTGATTTGAAAGCTTGGGTAACACAGGCCCTCGTCCTGTAATTCATTCTACAATGGCAAGTTTTCAGAACAGAACTTCAGCCAGAGTTTGCTTTACTTAAAGGACTTCACCAAATTTTTGCCTGTTTTGATTTTGGGCTTCCTCCCATTGCCTTAaccatattttttgtgtgtttaaccTGAAGTTAAAATGCCTCTGCATCTCCCTGCATTAGAAACCCACGAGTCCTTTTGCCTAGTAGAGAATCATCAGGGCAGGGCCTGCTTTAAAAAGCCCCTGCTCTTCAGTTTGTGAAACAGACGAGGATGTGAAGTTGGGCTTTCTCAGAAGGGTCCCATGGGAGTTCTGACGAAACCCTTCAAAACTAATCCTCTCCTAGTTTTGAGTTAAGTGCAACTTTCCTGCTAAGTCATTCAAGGATTTTATTTAGTTGTATTTATAAATGTTCATATATTGTGTGCGTTGATTTTGTAAATgaagtatttatttcatttaaatatatatatatgtatattttaatattaatCAATGATCCTGTCTTTTTACCCATTGTTGACTGCTTTGATTTCAAAGAAAGCAAGTTTTTCAATATGCAAGTGAAGCAGAGGCATTTGTGGTGCTGCAGCTAAATTGGCCTCCTCTGCAAGGCTGTAACTAAAAATGCTGATGTTCTCCTGCTTCTAAGAATCCTTGGGGTGGATTCTGTGCCTAGTTCAAAGCCCTTCAAACCCCTCAAGGAACCTTCCAGGCCTGTACTGATGACTGCACAATCTCAAAAAAAAAGATAATTCTGGGAGGAGGGGCAGTGGCAGGAATCCTGTCACTCCCAGTGTCACAAGACTCGGCCTCTGCTCtagtaaataaatatattgtctGCCGATGGTCTTCCTTTGTGCTCTGCTTAAGAAGAGTTCTTTGTACgataacaaaaataaagaaatcccaACGCCCCAAACAACAGTGAACATCAGTGCTAAAAATGTTATAGTGTAGTAAAATGGTGTTGTTTGCTATTAAATACCGATTAGCTTTGCACCTGCTTGTTTTCTTCACAGTGATGTCAGGTGGAATGTTAAGAGGAATCCCATTAAAttcttttgtttgaaaaatggcTTGGCATAATTCATTACCGAGATAACTTCTCTGGTTAAGGTTTGAAACCAAAAAGGTATAAGCACATAAATTCCACAGTTCAAcactgtgctgcatgaagaaatcaCTTCTTTTTGtagagctcagttggtagagcatgagactgttaatttcagggttgtgggttcaagtcccacattgggcaaaaaagattcctgtcttgcagggagttggactagaagatccttctggtcccttccaactctccagttctgtgattctgtgattgtaTACAGGGTTGAAAATGTGCTTCATTTATCTTTTCTGTTGACAGTGACAACCGTACATTTAAAGGTCTTACTAAAAAAGTAATTAAGGTTTTTCCGCAACTGCTGTCTTTTCCTTTTCTGGCTTGGTAAACGTTAGCATGGTTAACGTTTCAGCATTTGGTACTTCCCACAAGCTTAGTAGTAAATTTACTATTTTTGATAATGTCATTATCAAACTCCCAGCAATACTTCAGAACATAATAAACTACCGCAAGTGCCATTGTGTTGTTGGGCGTAGCCAGTGCAGCCCTACACTCTTGGCTCTCATAACCGTTCGCATTTCAAGGAAAGGCAAGCTGCGGCGAGGCTTTCTCAACCAGTGACTGAGCCCAGAGGGCCGTGTCTGTCATCATCAGGCCCTGCGACACCTCGTGATGCTAGAAGGAGCATAGCAACTGTACCGTGATTCTGAATATTGCTTTTTATAGAGTAGGGGGCACTGGGATAAGTTTAtggcaggggttgtcaacctggtccctgcCGCCCAcgagtgggcatttcaggattctaggtgggcggtaggggcttctacggcacaagctgaatcctccttccattgagcactggggggcagtaaggaaattttaccagcaagaaagatgcattagtgggcagtaggtgtaaaaaggttgactacacctgctcactagaaggacagatcctgaagctgaggctccaatactttggccacctcatgagaagagaagactccctggaaaagaccttgatgttgggaaagattgagggcactaggagaaggggacgacagaggacaagatggttggacagtgttctcgaagctacgaacatgagtttgaccaaactgcgggaggcagtgcaagacaggagtgcctggcgtgctctggtccatggggtcacgaagagtcggacacgactaaacaacaacaacacctggttTACAGAGTCAAGGAGGCAGTGACCCCCCccaaggtttgggaaccactgttctaaataaataaaatgaaggtgTTGggcttcaaaatataaaacccaTGCTTTGAATTGGTCCCAGAAACAAATGGGCAGCTCATGTATGCTAGCATGATAGTGGCCTCCCTCTAACAGCTGTTTGCAGTTGGCCATTCCTTCCCTTGGTCTGATTTGGTGGCTGTTCCTGAGccctcttcaaaggcagccttatacagcaggggtggccaatagactctgatctactcacagagttaaaaactgggagtgatctacccccttttggggggttcaggtcaaagctgttgagtttttttaagggaagccctgttttggggggtttaggtcaaaattgttgagctgcttttaggagggagggaggcccatttttgtttagagcttcaggtcatagttcagctttttttagggaggaaaattttgggtgagctttttttaggggtaccagtgatctaccacagacatccagtgatctactggtagatcacaatctacctgttggacgtgcctgttatacagtatatgcagGCTGGACTTCCAGTTGGTATCACCAAAATGATGGTCCAGTGGGTGGTAGGGGAGACCTCAGCGTCAAAAACCGAATTACTCCTGTACGCCCCTACACACAGCTTATTCGGGGCTTGTGTTCCTGCGTCTCTTCTTAATTCAGTTGAGCAATGGCAAAGAGTTGCCCACCTCGCGAGTTTATTTGCATGCCGCTTTTCCCTGCTCAAAGAGCCTCACAGCAACATACAGACTAAAACCCAGCATTTCAAGATGTTGCTTTAACCATTACAAAGCAGAGCACaatttaaacaacagcaaaattTGAACTAATGTCAATAAGACCAGCCAACGCTTCCTGTTAACAAACACTGAAGCGCCTTAACAatagaagccaaacatccagatAGGAGCGAAAACAGGTCACCTTAAGAGTCTGCTGCGGGAGAGAGCTTTTCCTGTGTAACGCCTGGTCCCCTTATGTTCTTGTTCTTTTCTCACCCTAGCAGAACAAGAAACTTCAGCAGACACACAGGAGGCACAGGAAGACGTAAGCCACCGGAAGCCGGACTTGCTCATCGACCTGTTGGGAAGAACCACCCCTCCCAGCCCTGGGCACAGCCTTGCCCATGGCGCTGAGCCTGGTACTAAGCCCCAGCCCATCAAGGAGGAGCCGGAGGACTTGATGAAGGAGCTATACTCCTACCTGGACTGCGGGAAGCGCTTCGGGCACAAGACGCCCCAGCCCTTCCAGTGCCTGGAATGCCACAAGAGCTTTAGCTGGGAGGACGAGGAGCGCCAGCCGGACAGCCACCCTCCTGCCACCTGCCCCGAGTgcacccagcgcctgcgcaagaagCGCTCCAGCCTGGCGCACGTGGCAGACGCCCAGCCCTTCGCCTGCGCCACCTGCGGCGCCACGTTCAGCCAGTGGTCGATGCAGCTCCTCCACCAGAAGTGCCACGGGCCCCACAGCTACTCCTGCGGTGACTGCGGGGCTGGGGCGGGGTCAGCCCAGGAGCTCCAGCGGCACCGGAGGGCCCACGCCGTGGTGGGGAGGGTCCACTCCTGCCTCAACTGCCCCtgcagcttcctctcctcctccgagcTGGCTGCCCACCGCCGGACGCACACCTCCACCTGGCCGTTCACCTGCAGCTGGTGCCAGAGCACGTTTGCCAGCCGCAAGGTGCTCTCCGAACACCAGGAGCTGCACGTGGCGGCGGCCAGGAAGGTGCTCCCCCACGTCAAGCTCAGCTTCAGCTTCAACTGGCGGGAGTTCCTGGCGGAACAGATGAAGCACTGCCTGCACTCCGGCTGCTCCCCGCGGCAGGCGCTCACCGAGCTGCTGCAGAAGAACTCGGAGCTGTGGCCCTACCCATGCGCCGAGTGCGGCACCCACTTCTTCAACCAGTGGGCCCTCGCCAACCACAGGTGCGCTCCCTTGCCGAAGCCGCCCGCCCAGGTCATGGCagggggtggcggcggcagcgtgCTTTGGCAGGGGGCGGGCGGCGCGGTTCCGCCTCCAGCCGCGTTCCAGTGCCCCCACTGCAAGAGCACCTACCCATGCAAGGAGGCTCTGGCCGGCCACGTGCAGAGCCACTTCACCTGGCGGCCGGCCCACTGTTACATCTGCGACTGGGATTTCACCCGGCCGGAGGAGCTGGTGGAGCACCTCGGCACCCACGTGGTCGAGCACCCGTACAAGTGCGGCCGCTGCCACAAGACCTTCCTGAGCCCGTTCCTGCTAGGCAAACACTACCAGCAGGAACACCCTGCCCTGGGGTAGCTGCATGTCTGCAACTGGTTCGCCAAGCGCTTTGCTCAACCTGAGCTGCTGGAAGGGCACCTGCTTCCAGGGTGACGGGCGCGAGAGAGGCTGTTCTTGCCGGCACTGCTGGGGGAGCGTAGGAGGAAGCATGCAGAAGAGGAGACGTGCCTGgcacaaagggggaaaaagaCAGAGGTGTCTTCTCTAACTGGCTGCAGAAAGGGTTCCCCAGACTGAATGTGGCTGGAAAAGACTTTGCTCAGGTGGAAAGGGCTGCCTGGCTCTTGAAGGGTCTCTGGTTcactttcctcttcttcctcctcctccccgctgtGATCCTTCAGTATTGCTCTCAGGTGCCCTTTGAACACTGTGCTGTCACTGCGGGAGTTGCAATCAATTAATTGGCAAATCGCCTCCCGCATATAGGCCCGAAGGTCTTGCTTTGAGGTCTTTTAACAATCACGTGGTGTGCATTTTATATGCAACCTTAAAACAGgcaaaaggatttttaaaagcaagaggaGAACAACCAAGCATAGGTTTAAAAGCAACGCAAAATCAACGGCTAAGGCAGAGAACTTTTCTCCTAGCTGGGAAAGCTTGTTGAAACTAACATGTTCTCACTTGTTTCCAGAAGGGGCAGAGAGGGGGCTCTCCTGGCGGTCCAACTCGCATTGCTGTGGCATGTTTAAAGGTCTGCAGCCATGTGGGTGAGACAGATTGCAGGGTGCTGTTTTATCTAGGGGAAATCCATGGGGTTGACGCTAAGAAAAGTGCCTCCCTCGATGCTCCTGCGATGAGATTCTTCCGTTCCATTTGGAATGGTTTTATGTGGTTTGTAGTACTaatgattttaatgtttttttaaaaaataataataatgacatagtctgttgttgtaacctgcccgGGGACCTAATAAATAACTCTTATAAATAAGTGTAACGCTTGAAGAGCATCTTGGAGTTGGGTGCATCAGTCCCTGTGCGAACAGCAGTATCTTTCCAGCaaggctgtaataataataattattgttactattatttataccccgcccatctggctgagtctacccaggctgggcggctcccaatcaaatattaaaacaatacagcactaaatattaaaagcttccctaaacagggctgccttcagatgtcttttaaaagaaagataattgcttattgccttgacatctactgggagggtgttccacagggagggcaccaccaccgagaaggccctctgtctggttccctgtaacctcacttctcgcaatgagggaacagccagaaggccctcggcgctggatctcagtgtccgaactgaacggtgggggtggagacgctccttcaggtgtacagcAAATGCTGTGGCAGTTGCACTCCAGAAACTTGCGGCCTCAgtgtctattttggggggactctgGAACACAGGTCACCAGGGTGCCGTGCTAGAACACAACAAGCACAAGGGTTGCAGGGCGAGGCAACAGGAGCGAACACACCCATGCTCACACTTTTGCATGGAGGAAAAATTTGCAGGAAGTTTCAGAAGCAGGGAAGCCTGGCCTTTTCTCTATTTCGGAGCCTGCAAAAGGGTTGTATCACGGCAGCAACAGAAGTGTGGGAGATGGGGGCGGTAGCGTGCTCTGTTCCGTTCTGAGCAGCCCAGCGCCCTccagatttctttattttttgggactacaactcccatcagcccctggcattggctgatgggaattgtagtccgaaacaccTGGAGGCCATGCTGGCTACCTGACAAAAGGGCAGCTTCAGCTTAAAGAGCTGCGTTCCAGAGATCGTTTTACTAGACATCTTTTCATGGAAAGGTTTTTGCTCATGCAGTGAGGTCATTCCCAGCACCGTCCTTTCAGGAGCTACAAGGAGCATGAAATTGGGCACGGCCTGATCaagatttgtattttattttattaaatttatatattatatacccgcaggtctcaggggagtttacagaataaaatcaaaatataaaaccacaaaatccatAATCGAAATAAAAacgacaacccaataatccctccccccacattttaaaagggcataggatgtcaatcaaatcaaccaaggGCCTggctaaaaaggaatgttttagtCTGGCACTTAAAGGTGTataacagggtccccaaactaaggcccgggggccggatgcggcccagtcaccttctcaatccgacccgcggatggtccgggaataagcatgtttttatatgagtagaatgtgttcttttatttaaaatgcatctctgggttatttgtggggcctgccttgtgtttttacatgagtagaatgtgtccttttatttaaaatgcatctctgggttatttgtggggcataggaatgcattcttttttttccaaaatatagtctggccccccacaaggtcttagggacagtggaccggccccctgctgaaaaagtttgctgacccctggtaatgaaggtgccaggtgaacttccctggggagagcattctacagacggggagccactgcagagaaggcctgttctcgtgttgccaccctccggacctcttgaggaggaggcacatgaaggagggcctcagaagatgatctcaggggccgggtcagttcatatggaaa is a window of Zootoca vivipara chromosome 12, rZooViv1.1, whole genome shotgun sequence DNA encoding:
- the LOC118092204 gene encoding zinc finger protein 282 isoform X1, with the translated sequence MAGGAPVQQAMECDAEPRSLLAFQSLVNLKQATTREMQVQTSEASMWAAVAAIQAIDKTVDNHTMRLLRLEGRVGSTEKKLGASQKTSTEMENQLESKWAALGTLTEGYRQLQKRLENVENLLKNRNFWILRFPPGVKGETPKVPVTFDDLSVHFNEKEWGDLDELQKELYKTVMKSNYEMLVSLDYAVAKPEILTRIEQGEELCEKELGDSEGSGVPEQLDTDCSAAPVDVSLWLKQEVEESQNGEAKLREETSNGCHMGSPMDIVESSSWIKEEVEEVRFAPEDGQERDLGHKGSLEYQTVTVDEEHMAGPQEGMCAQEPLFLGEGPSTAEQETSADTQEAQEDVSHRKPDLLIDLLGRTTPPSPGHSLAHGAEPGTKPQPIKEEPEDLMKELYSYLDCGKRFGHKTPQPFQCLECHKSFSWEDEERQPDSHPPATCPECTQRLRKKRSSLAHVADAQPFACATCGATFSQWSMQLLHQKCHGPHSYSCGDCGAGAGSAQELQRHRRAHAVVGRVHSCLNCPCSFLSSSELAAHRRTHTSTWPFTCSWCQSTFASRKVLSEHQELHVAAARKVLPHVKLSFSFNWREFLAEQMKHCLHSGCSPRQALTELLQKNSELWPYPCAECGTHFFNQWALANHRCAPLPKPPAQVMAGGGGGSVLWQGAGGAVPPPAAFQCPHCKSTYPCKEALAGHVQSHFTWRPAHCYICDWDFTRPEELVEHLGTHVVEHPYKCGRCHKTFLSPFLLGKHYQQEHPALG
- the LOC118092204 gene encoding zinc finger protein 398 isoform X2, which translates into the protein MAGGAPVQAMECDAEPRSLLAFQSLVNLKQATTREMQVQTSEASMWAAVAAIQAIDKTVDNHTMRLLRLEGRVGSTEKKLGASQKTSTEMENQLESKWAALGTLTEGYRQLQKRLENVENLLKNRNFWILRFPPGVKGETPKVPVTFDDLSVHFNEKEWGDLDELQKELYKTVMKSNYEMLVSLDYAVAKPEILTRIEQGEELCEKELGDSEGSGVPEQLDTDCSAAPVDVSLWLKQEVEESQNGEAKLREETSNGCHMGSPMDIVESSSWIKEEVEEVRFAPEDGQERDLGHKGSLEYQTVTVDEEHMAGPQEGMCAQEPLFLGEGPSTAEQETSADTQEAQEDVSHRKPDLLIDLLGRTTPPSPGHSLAHGAEPGTKPQPIKEEPEDLMKELYSYLDCGKRFGHKTPQPFQCLECHKSFSWEDEERQPDSHPPATCPECTQRLRKKRSSLAHVADAQPFACATCGATFSQWSMQLLHQKCHGPHSYSCGDCGAGAGSAQELQRHRRAHAVVGRVHSCLNCPCSFLSSSELAAHRRTHTSTWPFTCSWCQSTFASRKVLSEHQELHVAAARKVLPHVKLSFSFNWREFLAEQMKHCLHSGCSPRQALTELLQKNSELWPYPCAECGTHFFNQWALANHRCAPLPKPPAQVMAGGGGGSVLWQGAGGAVPPPAAFQCPHCKSTYPCKEALAGHVQSHFTWRPAHCYICDWDFTRPEELVEHLGTHVVEHPYKCGRCHKTFLSPFLLGKHYQQEHPALG
- the LOC118092204 gene encoding zinc finger protein 282 isoform X3, whose product is MAGGAPVQQAMECDAEPRSLLAFQSLVNLKQATTREMQVQTSEASMWAAVAAIQAIDKTVDNHTMRLLRLEGRVGSTEKKLGASQKTSTEMENQLESKWAALGTLTEGYRQLQKRLENVENLLKNRNFWILRFPPGVKGETPKVPVTFDDLSVHFNEKEWGDLDELQKELYKTVMKSNYEMLVSLDYAVAKPEILTRIEQGEELCEKELGDSEGSGVPEQLDTDCSAAPVDVSLWLKQEVEESQNGEAKLREETSNGCHMGSPMDIVESSSWIKEEVEEVRFAPEDGQERDLGHKGSLEYQTVTVDEEHMAGPQEGMCAQEPLFLGEGPSTEQETSADTQEAQEDVSHRKPDLLIDLLGRTTPPSPGHSLAHGAEPGTKPQPIKEEPEDLMKELYSYLDCGKRFGHKTPQPFQCLECHKSFSWEDEERQPDSHPPATCPECTQRLRKKRSSLAHVADAQPFACATCGATFSQWSMQLLHQKCHGPHSYSCGDCGAGAGSAQELQRHRRAHAVVGRVHSCLNCPCSFLSSSELAAHRRTHTSTWPFTCSWCQSTFASRKVLSEHQELHVAAARKVLPHVKLSFSFNWREFLAEQMKHCLHSGCSPRQALTELLQKNSELWPYPCAECGTHFFNQWALANHRCAPLPKPPAQVMAGGGGGSVLWQGAGGAVPPPAAFQCPHCKSTYPCKEALAGHVQSHFTWRPAHCYICDWDFTRPEELVEHLGTHVVEHPYKCGRCHKTFLSPFLLGKHYQQEHPALG